One Ananas comosus cultivar F153 linkage group 1, ASM154086v1, whole genome shotgun sequence DNA window includes the following coding sequences:
- the LOC109710260 gene encoding methionine--tRNA ligase, chloroplastic/mitochondrial yields the protein MAGRALLSSLRPYPLLAPRSSPLPLLLRRRCSSSSSAAPRVSSLPLGADPEGAKEPSKAPPFVLTTPLYYVNAPPHMGSAYTTIAADAIARFQRLLGKKVIFITGTDEHGEKIAAAAEASGNSPSEHCNTISHSYRLLWADLDIKYDKFIRTTSSRHEAVVKEFYSRVLNNGDIYRADYEGLYCINCEEYKDEKELLENKCCPMHLKPCVLRKEDNFFFALSKYQKKLEDLLLSNPDFVKPSFRLNEVQSWINGGLRDFSISRSSVDWGIPVPNDNKQTIYVWFDALLGYISALLENEESPSLQQAVNSGWPASLHLIGKDILRFHAVYWPAMLMSAGLTLPKMVFGHGFLTKDGMKMGKSLGNTLEPKDLVHRFGADAVRYFFLREVEFGNDGDYSEDRFINIVNAHLANTVGNLLNRTLGLLKKNCQSTLPFDSMAAAEGNPFKDTVEKLVEKARCHYENLSLSAACESVLEIGNAGNLYIDEHAPWSGFKQGGTSSEMAAKDLVIILEAMRIIAIALSPITPSLCWRIFSQLGFSEDQLGALTWSDTDWGRLRAGHIMPDPKPVFARIETEKEGGNDSNLKVVKNKKKVSRSEGLVEA from the exons ATGGCGGGGCGAGCCCTGCTCTCCTCCCTCCGACCCTACCCCCTCCTCGCGCCCCGCTCCTCCCCCCTcccgctcctcctccgccgccgatgctcctcctcctcctcggcggcGCCGCGCGTATCCTCCCTCCCTCTCGGCGCCGACCCCGAGGGTGCGAAGGAGCCCTCCAAGGCGCCTCCTTTCGTGCTCACGACGCCGCTCTACTACGTGAACGCGCCGCCCCACATGGGCAGCGCCTACACCACCATCGCCGCCGACGCCATCGCCCGGTTCCAG AGGCTTCTAGGGAAGAAGGTTATATTCATCACAGGAACAGATGAGCATGGAGAGAAAATTGCTGCAGCAGCAGAAGCTAGCGGCAATAGCCCGAGCGAGCACTGCAACACCATTTCCCATTCTTACCGCTTGCTTTGGGCAGAT CTcgatataaaatatgataaatttatTCGGACTACCAGTTCAAGACATGAAGCTGTCGTGAAGGAGTTCTACTCTAGAGTACTAAACAATGGCGACATATATAGGGCTGACTACGAGGGGCTCTACTGCATAAATTGTGAGGAGTACAAG GATGAGAAAGAATTGCTTGAGAATAAATGTTGCCCTATGCACCTAAAGCCTTGTGTACTTCGGAAGGAGGATAACTTCTTTTTTGCCTTATCGAAGTATCAGAAGAAATTGGAAGATTTATTGCTAAGCAACCCAGATTTTGTGAAGCCTTCTTTTCGCTTAAATGAG GTGCAAAGCTGGATTAATGGTGGATTAAGAGACTTTTCTATATCCCGTTCTTCTGTGGACTGGGGCATACCAGTGCCAAACGACAATAAGCAAACTATTTATGTATGGTTTGATGCTTTGTTGGG TTATATTTCTGCATTGTTAGAGAATGAGGAGAGTCCAAGTTTACAACAAGCTGTTAATTCTGGCTGGCCTGCCTCATTGCACTTAATAGGCAAG GATATCTTGCGGTTTCACGCAGTTTATTGGCCAGCGATGTTAATGTCTGCTGGATTAACTCTTCCGAAAATGGTTTTTGGCCATGGCTTTTTGACAAAG gaTGGTATGAAGATGGGGAAATCCTTGGGAAACACACTTGAGCCAAAGGATCTGGTGCACAGATTTGGAGCTGATGCTGTTAGGTATTTCTTCTTGAGGGAAGTGGAGTTCGGGAATGATGGGGACTACTCAGAGGATCGCTTCATCAATATAGTTAACGCGCACCTCGCAAATACTGTTG GAAACCTTCTCAACCGGACCCTTGGACTTCTGAAGAAGAATTGCCAATCCACATTACCTTTTGATTCCATGGCAGCAGCAGAAGGAAATCCATTCAAAGATACTGTGGAGAAATTG GTGGAAAAGGCGAGGTGCCATTAtgaaaatctctcactctcagcAGCTTGTGAATCTGTTCTTGAAATCGGCAATGCTGGTAACTTGTACATCGATGAGCATGCACCATGGTCTGGATTCAAGCAAGGGGGTACTAGCTCTGAAATGGCCGCAAAG GACCTTGTAATTATACTGGAGGCAATGAGGATTATTGCAATAGCATTATCTCCAATTACTCCAAGTCTATGTTGGCGAATCTTTTCACAGCTCGGGTTCTCAGAGGATCAACTTGGAGCACTAACGTGG aGCGACACGGATTGGGGAAGGCTGAGAGCAGGCCACATAATGCCAGACCCAAAACCCGTCTTTGCGAGGATTGAAACAGAAAAGGAAGGCGGAAATGATTCAAATCTCAAGGTCgtgaagaacaagaaaaaggTTTCTCGTAGTGAGGGACTCGTAGAGGCATAA
- the LOC109718188 gene encoding uncharacterized protein LOC109718188 isoform X2: MIASKTLTLSSLAPAIHRTRNQPPSPFLPFHPLPSSPLRFLGLGSHGSNKPLSARCASVPAMDPPSDASSDDTVEDLLTKGDRIERLMKMERRAEPPPLAEEVRGRRWFPYIDVFRSGTVEVSSREVVDALDPYIMDARKERIRRAVANRSYSVCLVVEGLTDFGNVSAAFRSADALGVQSVHVISCGGSKRYRDNRHVSMGAEKWLDIELWNSPSECFTALKKRGYRIATARLGTDSASVYELDWSQPTAIVVGNEHMGISEEALSLSDLHCMLPMKGMVDSFNVSVAAGILMHHAVCDRVSRLGHHGDLMPEESEILLAEFYLRHRESTISIVHEYAKRKAEKLSAKL, translated from the exons ATGATCGcctctaaaaccctaaccctctcctccctcgcccccGCGATCCATAGAACCCGGAACCAACCCCCCTCTCCCTTCCTCCCCTTCCACCCTCTCCCCTCCTCTCCCCTTCGATTCCTAGGGCTAGGGTCCCATGGATCCAACAAGCCCTTATCGGCGCGCTGCGCCTCCGTCCCCGCCATGGATCCTCCCTCCGACGCTTCTTCCGACGACACCGTCGAGGACCTCCTCACCAAAGGGGACCGCATCGAGCGGCTGATGAAGATGGAGCGCCGCGCTGAGCCGCCGCCATTGGCGGAGGAAGTACGGGGGCGGCGGTGGTTTCCGTATATTGATGTTTTCAGGTCGGGGACGGTGGAGGTGTCGAGCAGGGAGGTGGTGGACGCGCTGGATCCGTACATCATGGACGCGAGGAAGGAGAGGATTCGGAGGGCGGTGGCGAACCGGAGCTACTCGGTGTGCTTGGTGGTCGAGGGCTTGACGGACTTCGGAAACGTGTCGGCGGCGTTCAGGTCGGCGGACGCGCTCGGGGTGCAGTCGGTGCATGTGATCTCCTGCGGCGGCAGTAAAAG GTATCGGGACAATCGGCATGTTAGCATGGGTGCTGAGAAATGGCTGGACATTGAGCTGTGGAATTCGCCGTCTGAGTGCTTTACGGCATTGAAAAAGCGGGGTTATCGCATTGCAACAGCTCGCTTGGGAACTGATTCG GCTTCTGTATATGAGTTGGATTGGTCGCAACCAACTGCTATTGTTGTGGGAAATGAACATAT GGGTATAAGCGAAGAGGCTCTGTCCCTTTCAGACTTGCATTGTATGCTTCCGATGAAAGGCATGGTGGATTCTTTCAATGTTTCTGTTGCGGCTGGCATTCTCATGCACCATGCTGTGTGTGATAGAGTTTCTCGCCTT GGTCATCATGGTGATCTGATGCCCGAAGAAAGTGAGATCTTGCTTGCGGAGTTTTATTTGCGCCATAGGGAGAGCACTATCAGTATTGTTCATGAGTATGCTAAAAGGAAAGCGGAGAAGCTCAGCGCCAAACTATAG
- the LOC109718188 gene encoding uncharacterized protein LOC109718188 isoform X1 — MIASKTLTLSSLAPAIHRTRNQPPSPFLPFHPLPSSPLRFLGLGSHGSNKPLSARCASVPAMDPPSDASSDDTVEDLLTKGDRIERLMKMERRAEPPPLAEEVRGRRWFPYIDVFRSGTVEVSSREVVDALDPYIMDARKERIRRAVANRSYSVCLVVEGLTDFGNVSAAFRSADALGVQSVHVISCGGSKRYRDNRHVSMGAEKWLDIELWNSPSECFTALKKRGYRIATARLGTDSASVYELDWSQPTAIVVGNEHMGISEEALSLSDLHCMLPMKGMVDSFNVSVAAGILMHHAVCDRVSRLYNLQGHHGDLMPEESEILLAEFYLRHRESTISIVHEYAKRKAEKLSAKL; from the exons ATGATCGcctctaaaaccctaaccctctcctccctcgcccccGCGATCCATAGAACCCGGAACCAACCCCCCTCTCCCTTCCTCCCCTTCCACCCTCTCCCCTCCTCTCCCCTTCGATTCCTAGGGCTAGGGTCCCATGGATCCAACAAGCCCTTATCGGCGCGCTGCGCCTCCGTCCCCGCCATGGATCCTCCCTCCGACGCTTCTTCCGACGACACCGTCGAGGACCTCCTCACCAAAGGGGACCGCATCGAGCGGCTGATGAAGATGGAGCGCCGCGCTGAGCCGCCGCCATTGGCGGAGGAAGTACGGGGGCGGCGGTGGTTTCCGTATATTGATGTTTTCAGGTCGGGGACGGTGGAGGTGTCGAGCAGGGAGGTGGTGGACGCGCTGGATCCGTACATCATGGACGCGAGGAAGGAGAGGATTCGGAGGGCGGTGGCGAACCGGAGCTACTCGGTGTGCTTGGTGGTCGAGGGCTTGACGGACTTCGGAAACGTGTCGGCGGCGTTCAGGTCGGCGGACGCGCTCGGGGTGCAGTCGGTGCATGTGATCTCCTGCGGCGGCAGTAAAAG GTATCGGGACAATCGGCATGTTAGCATGGGTGCTGAGAAATGGCTGGACATTGAGCTGTGGAATTCGCCGTCTGAGTGCTTTACGGCATTGAAAAAGCGGGGTTATCGCATTGCAACAGCTCGCTTGGGAACTGATTCG GCTTCTGTATATGAGTTGGATTGGTCGCAACCAACTGCTATTGTTGTGGGAAATGAACATAT GGGTATAAGCGAAGAGGCTCTGTCCCTTTCAGACTTGCATTGTATGCTTCCGATGAAAGGCATGGTGGATTCTTTCAATGTTTCTGTTGCGGCTGGCATTCTCATGCACCATGCTGTGTGTGATAGAGTTTCTCGCCTT TATAATTTGCAGGGTCATCATGGTGATCTGATGCCCGAAGAAAGTGAGATCTTGCTTGCGGAGTTTTATTTGCGCCATAGGGAGAGCACTATCAGTATTGTTCATGAGTATGCTAAAAGGAAAGCGGAGAAGCTCAGCGCCAAACTATAG